A segment of the Symmachiella macrocystis genome:
ATCAAGATCTTGCAGTTTTCCAACACGCATTCTTGCTGGTCTTGGTCGGTGACAAAATGCGGCGAGAGATAACCCCGCTCGAATTGCATCCCTTCGACCAATTCCACTTCGGTGGAGACGTGTCGGCCTTCCTCGACGGTGATCACGCCATCGGCGCCCACCTTCATCAGGGCATTGGCCAGAATCGCGCCAATCTCCGGAGTGTTATTCCCCGCGATTGTCGCCACGCGCTCGATTTGTTTTTTGTCGTTTCCGGCGACTGGTTTGGACATCTTTTTGATGTCGCCCACCACAGCCTCGACAGCCTTGTTGATCCCGCGGCTCAGCGACATCGGGTCACCGCCAGCAGCGATAAACTTGAGGCCTTCCTTGAAGATTGCTTCGGACAAGACCGTGGCGGTCGTTGTTCCGTCGCCGGCAATATCGCTGGTCTTGGAAGCAGCTTCCTTGACCAACTGCACGCCCATGTTCTCGTAGGGATCTTCCAAGTCAACATCTTCGGCAACGGTCACGCCGTCCTTGGTGATCTTGGGGCTGCCCCACCCTTTGTCGAGGACGGCATTGCGTCCGCGGGGACCGAGGGTGCTGCCGACTGCTCTTGCCAACTTACCGACTCCCGCCAACAGACTTGCGCGGGCGTCCTCATCGAAATTCATCAACTTCGCCACAGTTTCTCCTCACTACAGGCCAATTTGCGACTGCTGTGATCTAGTCCTCACGGACCGGACTATTGATTTTGTCACTACTGAATATGTGATTGCGAACCGGTAAGGCCCGCCTATTCCGTTGGGCAAACGACCTGCAACAGATCGCTCGGGGGATTTCGCACCCGGTCGAGCGGTTTTTGACCGACCGCGACCGCCAACAGGCAACACATCCCTCGACCTCCTCCGAAAAGCAAGCGCTGTGCCAAATAACCGAAATACCACAAGTGACTACTGGAGAGAACCTTATGGAATTACAGCGTTTTGAGGCCCTGCACCAAACCTGCCAACTTGGCAGTGCCGGGAAGGGAGCACAAGACTCGATCTGGCAGGCACCGAAATTGAACCTAATCATCGCGCCACGCCCAGAATTGCCTCTACCTTCCCATTTTGACAACTAGCTGCGCGCACCCCATGCCCCGAATTGTGAGCAGTCGCCCTTCGGCGATTGGTCTCGATTTGAGAGGAAACATTTGGTATCACCCCGCCACGCCACGGTTTGGCGGATCCATGTTGGTTTCGTAATCGGTCCCCCTCGGCGGAGCCGGGGGTTACAGAGAAATGGTAGTTGCCCATGCGAGCAATTGGAATCATCCCGGCCCGGTTGGCGTCGTCCCGCTTGCCGCAGAAATTGTTGTTGGCAGAAACCGGCAAGCCATTGCTGCAATACACCTGGGAAGCCGCCTGCCGAGCCACGCAACTCTCGGAAATCATCGTCGCCACCGATAGCGAAGAGATCGCCGAGGTGGTCCGAGGATTCGGCGGGACCTGTGAAATCACCCGCGACGATCATCCCAGCGGCACGGACCGTATCGCTGAAGTGGTTCGCCGCCGCTCCGACGACGCGGAGATTATTGTCAATATCCAAGGCGACGAACCGGACATTGACCCGGCGAGTTTGGATCAACTGGTGGAATTATTGGCCGAAAATCCTGACTCGGAAATGGCGACTTTGTGTACGCCGATCACGACGCGTGAACAGTGGGCTGACAATTCCTGTACCAAGGTTGTCTGCGCCGCGAATGGCGCTGCCATGTATTTCAGCCGCTGTCCGATTCCGTTCTATCGCGATGGCGAACCGGATGAGTTACTGGAGGGGGATACCCCTTGGCGGCTGCATTTGGGCCTTTATGCCTATCGCCGCGATTTCTTGCTACGGTTGACGGAGTTGCCGCCGTCCCGTTTGGAAAAACTCGAACGGCTGGAGCAACTGCGGGCCTTGGAGTCGGGTGCGACCATCCAAGTCGGCGAAGTGGCCCACCCGGCAGCCGGGATTGATACTCCCGATGACTACGCCCGGTTTGTCCAGCGGCACGAACGCGCGGCTTGATTCAGAAGCCAGCGATTGCGAACCGCTCTATTCGCTGCAGGTACTGGGAGTCGCAATCTATTTCTCTGTAGGTAGTTGCGGAGAATCTTTGCCTCAAGATTCGGCTTATGGATTCTTACGATCCGCATCCGCACGGATAGCAAAAAGCATTCAGGCCCACGCTTGGGCATTTCCTGGCCGTCTGGTTTTGCGAAGTTTTTTCGGCACCCACCCCCCGATTTTCCCCGACAGTGGTCGGAATGGCTGAAGGTGAGTTGACAGTTTAGTGCCGCAATCGTGAAGATTGGGACTATTGCATTTCGCCCGTCAGACGGCCATCTGACGCGTATCGTTCCTTCAGGCTGAAAGTTCAGGATGACGACCAAGCATATTTTCGTAACCGGCGGTGTGGTGAGTTCTTTGGGAAAGGGACTGACCTCGGCCTCCATTGGTTTGCTGTTGGAACAACGCGGACTCAAAGTGCGGATGCAGAAGCTGGACCCGTATATCAACGTCGACCCCGGCACAATGAGCCCGTTTCAACACGGCGAGGTGTATGTGCTGGACGACGGATCGGAAACCGATCTCGACCTAGGGCACTACGAACGCTTCACCAACAGTCCCTTGTCGCGTAAATCGAACTACACCACCGGCCAAATCTATTCCAGTGTGATCGAAAAAGAGCGGCGTGGCGACTATCTGGGCAATACCGTACAAGTCGTGCCGCACATCACCGACGCGATCAAGGAAGCGGTGATCAATCTCGGCGGCCCGGATGTGGATGTGGTGATTACGGAATTGGGCGGCACAGTCGGAGACATCGAAGGCCTGCCGTTTCTGGAAGCGATTCGGCAAATTCCATTGGATGTCGGCAAGAACAACTGCTTGTTCATTCACCTGACATTGGTTCCCTACTTAAAGGCAGCACAGGAAGCCAAAACCAAGCCAACACAACACAGCGTGGGGCAGTTGCGGCAAATTGGTATTCAACCCGATATCTTGATCGTGCGGACCGAGCGTGAGTTGGGACGCGACAACTGCGAGAAGATCGCGCTGTTCTGCAATGTGGAAAAACAAGCCGTGATTGAGGAACGGGACAAGGACTTTTCGATTTATGAAGTCCCGTTGGGACTGGTGGAAAGCAAACTCGATCAATTGATCGTCGACAAACTGGCGCTGCCCGCCCAGCCGATCGATATCAGCGAATGGCGGAACTTGATCCATCGCCTGCGGAACCCCCAACACGAAGTGACCATCGCCGTAGTCGGCAAATATATCGAACACCGCGACGCGTATAAATCGATTTATGAATCGTTGGAACACGCGGGCATCGCGAATTCGACGCGGGTGTTGGTCAAGCGCGTCGATGCCGAAGCCTTGGAGGCGGAAGGCCCCGAGATTTTGCTGCAAGGGGTCGATGGCATCCTTTGTCCGGGTGGATTTGGCGAACGGGGCATTGAGGGGAAGGTCGAAGCGATTCGCTTTGCCCGCGAATGCGAAATCCCCTACTTCGGCATCTGCCTGGGGATGCAGTGCGCGGTCATTGAATTCGCCCGCAATGTGCTGAATTTGACCAACGCGCACAGTTCCGAATTTGCCGATGAGGCTGAGCATCCCGTGATCTGTTTGCTCGATGAACAACGGTCGGTAACAACCAAAGGGGCCACGATGCGGCTCGGGACGCAACCCTGCCGACTGGCCGAGGATTCCCGGTCTGCGGCATGTTATGAGACGACCGAGGTTTCAGAACGCCACCGTCACCGCTACGAATTCAATCCCGATTACCGACAGCAATTCATCGAAGCAGGCATGACTCCCTCCGGGACCAGTCCCGACGGCAAGTTGGTGGAGATCGTTGAAGTCCCGGCGCATCCCTGGTTTGTGGCCGTGCAGTTTCATCCGGAGTTCAAATCGAAACCGACGGCGGCGCATCCGTTGTTTTCCGGTTTTGTCGAAGCAGCCATCAAGTACCACCACCAGCGACAACACCAGGCACAATTCTAGAAACGCTCCACGTCGGCAGTCGCCGCGCAGTGGGGTGCGTCGCGCACACCATCCGGCGGAGGGCAGGTGAGTCGCCTTACCAAAGTGACGTGGCAAATGCTGCGCCGCGTTTCGGATGGAAGCGGATTGGGGCAGGTGGCAAATCGCTTGCAGTGCGAAAACCCTCTCCGCCGTTTCATCCTCCTGTTCTCGAAATCCTCCCGGAACTTTGCTTGATTCCAACGTAGTAAATACCGGGCGAGTCGAGCGGGTTTAAATTCCTTGAGCAACCTGGAGCCAGAACCGCTGCGCGCGTAGAATAGTGATTCAATACACAAGAGGAGTTTTGCTATGGCATTTCAAATTGAAAAACTGACCGTCAAAGCACAAGAAGCGGTGCAGCGTGCGCAGTCGCTCGCGATGGAACATGGCCATCAACAAATTGCACCGATTCATTTTCTCAAAGCACTATTGGACGAGCAACAGGGCATCGTGCGGCCGTTGATCGAAAAGATCGGCGCCAACCTGCAACAGCTCTCGTCAATCGTCGATGGCGAGATCGACCGCATTCCCAAAGTCACCGGGGCCGAGGGCAACGTGGGGCTGAGTCGTCCGGCGATGCAAGTCTTGGAAAAAGCACAATCCCTGGCTGACACGATGAAGGATGCGTATGTCTCGACCGAGCATCTGTTGCTAGCGCTGGCCGATGTCGACGATCAGGCGAAACGTTTGTTGGACATGCACGGTATTGATAACGATACCATTCTGGCCGCCTTGAAAACCGTTCGTGGAGGACAACAAGTGACCGACCAAGACCCGGAAGGCAAGTACCAAGCTCTCGAACAATACGGGCACGATCTGGTCGAAATCGCTCGCCGCGGAAAAATCGATCCGGTCATCGGCCGCGATACCGAAATTCGTCGCGTGATCCAAGTCCTTTCGCGGCGGCGCAAAAACAATCCGGTGCTGATTGGCGAAGCAGGCGTTGGCAAGACGGCCATCGTCGAAGGGTTAGCGCATCGTATCGTCACTGGTGACGTGCCGGTCGGCCTCAAAGACAAACGCGTGGTCTCACTTGACATGGGTGCGCTGGTCGCCGGAGCGAAGTATCGTGGCGAATTCGAAGATCGACTCAAAGCGGTCCTCAAGGAAGTCACCGAAGCGGAAGGCAACGTGATCCTGTTCATCGATGAAATGCACACGGTCGTCGGAGCCGGGGCCGCAGAGGGAGCGATGGATGCGTCCAACCTGCTCAAACCAGCATTGGCCCGCGGGGAATTGCACTGTATCGGGGCCACTACGCTGGATGAGTATCGCAAGCATGTCGAAAAGGATCCCGCCTTGGAGCGACGGTTCCAGCCGGTGATGGTCCAAGAACCGAACGTCGAGGATACGATTTCGATTCTGCGGGGCTTAAAGGAACGATATGAATCACATCACGGCGTACGGATCACCGATCCAGCTTTGATTGCCGCTGCGACGCTGTCGGACCGTTACATCGCCGATCGTTTTTTACCGGACAAAGCAATCGACCTGGTCGACGAAGCGGCTAGTCGCTTGCGTATGGAAATCGATTCGATGCCCGCTGAGGTCGACGAGGCCACGCGGCAGCTAACGCGGATGCAAATCGAAGCCACCGCACTGGCGCAAGAGAGCGGCACGGATAGCAAACAACGACTTGAAGACCTGCAGCGGCAGATTGCCGATCGAGAGGAACAGGTCAATCAGCTTAAAATGCGCTGGGAGGCGGAGAAGGAAACCTTATCGAGTATTCAACCGCTCAAAGAAGACATTGACCGTTTGCGGACGGAGTACGAACAGGCGTTCAATCGCGCGCGGCAAACCAACAACAACGAAGATTACATCACCGCCCAACAAGCCGAACAACATCTCAAAGAGGCGGAAGCCCGACTGTCGGAGTTGGAGGATCAGTTTCAGGAAATCCAGGACTCCGGCGAAGAGCGGTTGCTGCGCGAGGATGTCAACGAGGAAGATATCGCCCGCGTGGTCAGCACCTGGACGGGAATTCCGGTCAACCGCATGATGGAGGGGGAACGCGAAAAACTGTTGCACATGGAAGAGGGCATCCACCAGCGGATGATCAACCAACAGGAAGCGGTCGAAGCCGTTTCGAATGCGGTACGCCGCTCGCGGTCGGGACTGCAGGACCAAAACCGACCGATCGGGTCGTTCATCTTTCTGGGGCCCACCGGTGTTGGCAAGACCGAGTTGTGCAAGGCGCTGGCCGAGTTCTTATTCGACGACGAACGGGCGATGATCCGCATCGACATGAGCGAATTCATGGAACGACACAGCGTCGCCCGGTTGATCGGCGCGCCTCCCGGCTATGTTGGCTACGAAGAGGGAGGACGACTCACCGAAGCGGTCCGCCGACGGCCCTATTGCGTGTTATTGCTCGATGAAATCGAAAAAGCGCACCGCGACGTGTTCAACGTGTTGTTGCAACTGTTGGACGATGGCCGTCTGACCGACAGCCAAGGCCGCACGGTGGATTTCAGCAACACCATTGTGGTGATGACCTCCAACATCGGCAGCCAAACGATTATGGACTTGGCTGGTCAGGAAAACGAGAAAGAGATCCACAACCGCGTGATGGAAGCGTTGCGACGGGAGTTCCTGCCGGAATTCCTCAACCGCATCGACGAGACAATCGTGTTCCACCCGTTGGGTAAAGCGGAAATCCGCCAAATTGTCGATTTGCAATTACGAAACCTGACCAAGCAATTGGAGACAGCCGGTTACGGGTTCACTATCTCCGATACAGCCAAGGACCAACTGGCAAACGAAGGTTACGACCCGGTTTATGGAGCACGGCCCCTGAAGCGGGTGATTCAACAGCGACTGCAAAACACACTGGCGAACGAAATCCTGTCCGGCAAATTCGCCGAGGGGACGACGATTCACATCGACGCGCAGGATGGGGAGTTTGTGTTTACGACTTCGTAGTGGGGTTCACCACGGAGGCACGGAGGCAAAAGGCTGTAGGCTTTAGGCCTTGGGCGGTAGGACGTTCTCGTTCGAAGCAGAGCTTCTGGAAAGTGGGTTCCCAAACGGAGTTTGGGAACCAGGGTAGAGTAAGACCAATCGCTACTCCCCAAACGGACTCCGCCGATTAGAAAAGATCACATGGCCGAAGCGGTGCGGGGTGTGGAAGCTGGGGACGTCGGTGTCGGCTGGGGACCATTGGCTGTATTGCATGTTTGTGTCGCCGCCATGGCGGTTGAGATTGAGGTTCCATTGGGTCCCCGGCTCGGGTGGGGTGTGCGGCATGTAGTTGCGGAAATTCTCGAACGGAATGGCGGCTTCCACGATCCAATAACCGTCGGTGTCGCTGTCATCGTTGAGCGTACCGACGTAGGTCCCGGCGATATTGACGCCGGCCGCGTCCCATTTCTTCGCCCGCGGTTGCTTGGGACCGTTCGGGCGATGGTTGTCGATGTAGCCGCCAATGACGTTCCACTCGACGTTGAAATAGACGTTGGGTTTTTTGGGGTTGGGGGCGAACATCACCTCGAAGCAATCGTCCTGCGAGATCGGCCCGTCGTGCTGTTTGTGGCGGGCGGTGATGTGGGCGTCCTGGCAGATGTGGCCGACGTACAGATATTTGTCGTCCCACAGCATTTTGGCGACCGACTGTTCTTTGCGGCCCGATTTGTACCAAGTGAAGTGCAAATCGCCCATCGCCGGAGCGGCAATCCAGGCTGGTTCGTCAAGCTTGCCGTCGAGTTGGATCGGCTCGGCGGTGCGGAGGATGTCGTAAGTCGGCGGTTGGAATTTCGTTGCCGGCTCATCAGCTGTTATCGGCGTTACTAGAAACGTAGAAACGGCCAGGAGGGGAAACCAGGATCGGTGCATGATATTCTCGTTGAAAAGGGATCGCCATTGTCCGGCTTGCAGTGTACCGAGATTCTAGCGTCTGCTAAAGCCGGTGATGCGTGATGTGACTTTAAAAAAAGGTCTCGCGCAGAGACGCGGAGGCGCAGAGAGAAAGAAGGAAAAGAGAAAGAAATATTGAGGACAGTCTGGCTGTGGAACCTTTGCGCCTTGGAGTCTTAGCGCGAGGTTTTTTTCTTTCGGGGATGATATTCCAATAAGTCGTTTGCTTGCCGATTGTTGTCAGGCGTCGTAGGTTAGCAATGTGACCGTCGTCTGATTTGCAGCATGCGGTGCGTACTCAAGGGGGAAGGCTGATGAACCAGTTTTGGGTTTTGCTCTGCGCGGCTCTGTTGTGGTGCTCTGGGATGGGATCGCTGGCGGGGGCGGAGGTGGTGATCAACGTTGTGGATACTGCCACCGAGGCGGCGGTGCCTTGTCGTGTGCATCTCCGGGATTCTGCTGGTGAAGCGGTGTTGAGCGAGGCGCTTCCTAGTTATCGCGATCACTTTGTTTGCCCGGGGACGGCGACGCTGGACTTGCCGGCGGGGGAATACACCTACGAAGTGGAACGTGGACCGGAGTACGTTGCAGCGACCGGGATGTTCACGGTCGTCGACGGTGCGAAGAACGACGTTGCTATCACCATCGCCCGCATCACCAACATGGCAGCGGCGGGGTGGTGGTCGGGGGAATTGCATGTCCATCGGGACGTGCAGGATATCGAACTACTGATGCAGGCTGAGGATCTGCATGTTGCTCCGGTGGTTACCTGGTGGAACGATCGCAATGTTTGGAAGGACCAAGCGATTCCCGACCCACTGCTCGTCCGTTTCGACGGCAATCGGTTTTATCACCTGATGGCCGGTGAAGATGAACGCGAAGGGGGGGCCTTGTTGTACTTCAACCTCGCACGGCCATTAGAAATCATGGGGGCGACACGCGAGTTCCCCTCGCCGATGGCGTTTCTCCAAACCGCGCGACAACACGACCAAGTGTGGGTCGATATTGAAAAACCCTTTTGGTGGGATGTGCCGATTTGGCTGGCCAGCGAGCAAGTCGACTCTATCGGACTGGCCAACAATCACATGTGCCGCAGCCGCATGTACGAAGATGAAGCTTGGGGCAAACCGCGCGACGAGACACGGCTTCCCGCCCCGCGCGGCAATGGAATGTGGACGCAAGAGTTGTACTACAAGATCCTCAACAGCGGCTTGCGGATTCCACCGTCGGCCGGCAGTGCGTCAGGCGTGTTGCCCAATCCAGTGGGATACAACCGCGTCTATGTGCAACTAGACGGCGAGCTGACCTATGAGGCTTGGTGGGCAGGTCTCCGCAACGGCCGGTCGTTTGTCACCAACGGTCCGCTTCTCAAAGTCACCGCCAACGGTAAGTTGCCCGGACATATCTTCAAGGCGAAAGCCAACGGGCAGTTTGATATCAACCTCGTTGCCGACATCACTGGCCGGGATGAGATGGATGTGATTGAGGTCATCCAAAACGGCGAAGTGGTTCAGTCCCTCACGCCCCATGCAAAAAGTTACTCCGGTGAACTGTCGGCGATCACCTTCGATCGTAGCGGATGGTTTTTGATTCGGGTTCGCTGCAAAAACCCACGCACGTTTCGCTTTGCCTCGACGGCACCGTATTATGTGGAGATTGGTGATGAGCCGCAGCGGGTCAGCAAATCGGCGGCGCAGTTCTTCGTGGATTGGGTCGAGGAACGAACGGCCCGCGTGAAGTTGACCGATCCCCAGATGCGGCGTGCAGTGTTGAAACATCACACAACGGCACGCGAATTCTGGCAAGATCGCGTTGAGGCCGCCAATGCGGAATAGTCACAAAGACAAATCACCTACCCGTTCAGTTCAATGAATTAGGATTACGCGAATGTCATTCCCACGCCGTCTTCTTTTTGTGCTCTTTGCCATGTTGCTATCGGCGACGAGTGCGGCACCGATTGCTACGCGCCTGTTGAAGGCGGCGCCGCGTGAGGTTAAGCCGGCGCCTTACACGATCTATCGTACGGCAACACCGATCACGATTGATGGCAAGCTGGACGAACCTGGTTGGTTTGCGGCGCCGAGCGTGGGAGAGTTTCAATTTGCCTGGTACAAATCGGGCAAGCGGGAGCAGACGGTTGCGAAATTTCTGTGGGACGACAAAAACCTGTACGTCTCCTTTATTTGCCAGGACGCACATATCGCCGGCACGCGGACCAAGCATGATAGCGACGTCTGGGAAGATGATTGCGTTGAGGTCTTCACCGCTCCCAATCCCGATCTGCCGATGGCCTATTTCAATATTGAAATGAACGTCCGCGGGGCGCACTTAGACGGGTACCACCCCTCAAAAAAATTAACGCCGCTTGAGACGAATTGGAACGCTGAGGGTATCCAAATCAAAACATCGGTTGTCGGCACGCTCAACAATGACAGCGACACGGACACCTTATGGATTCTCGAAGCAGCAATTCCCTTTGCCGCGTTCGCCCACGTCGCCAAGCACACACGGCCGCTACCGGACGATGTGTGGCATCTCAATCTCAATCGTCTTGGCGGCAACACGAACAGCCAGTACAGCCAATGGTCACCGGGAACATCCACCAAACCTCAATACCACCGCCCGCAAGATTTCGGCCGCGTCATATTTTCGGACGCAACGCGCCCCGTACAGGAGGTACGTGATACGAAATAGGCTCCGGCATCATTGGCCACAGATGAAACACAGATGAAACACAGATGAAACACAGATGAAACACAGATGAAACACAGATCAAACACAGCGTTTTTTTATATTCATCACGATCCCAACCAGAGTTTGGGATCCGACGTGTTCCAAGAGCAGATTTCATCCGTGTTCAATCTGTGGCTAAATTGCACCGCTAAGATGGCGAAACTCGCGGTGCGGATTGGTGGGCGATCAGGCCGGCGAGGTAGCCTCCCTTGAAACCGGCGTCGATGTTGACGACGGTGACGTTGGCGGCGCAGCTATTGATCATGCCCAACAGTGCCGCCAAACCGCCGAAACTGGCGCCGTAACCAATGCTGGTGGGAACGGCGATCACCGGGCAAGCGACATGTCCCCCGACGACTGAGGGCAAAGCTCCTTCCATCCCGGCGGCGACGACCACCGCATCGGCGCCGACGAAATTTGGTTTCTCCTGCAGCAAGCGGTGCGGACCGGCCACACCGATATCGACAATCAACCGCACGTTGCAGCCCATCCAACGCGCGGTTTCGACCGCCTCCTCCGCCACTGGACGGTCACCGGTTCCGGCAGTGATCACCACT
Coding sequences within it:
- the kdsB gene encoding 3-deoxy-manno-octulosonate cytidylyltransferase — protein: MRAIGIIPARLASSRLPQKLLLAETGKPLLQYTWEAACRATQLSEIIVATDSEEIAEVVRGFGGTCEITRDDHPSGTDRIAEVVRRRSDDAEIIVNIQGDEPDIDPASLDQLVELLAENPDSEMATLCTPITTREQWADNSCTKVVCAANGAAMYFSRCPIPFYRDGEPDELLEGDTPWRLHLGLYAYRRDFLLRLTELPPSRLEKLERLEQLRALESGATIQVGEVAHPAAGIDTPDDYARFVQRHERAA
- a CDS encoding CTP synthase gives rise to the protein MTTKHIFVTGGVVSSLGKGLTSASIGLLLEQRGLKVRMQKLDPYINVDPGTMSPFQHGEVYVLDDGSETDLDLGHYERFTNSPLSRKSNYTTGQIYSSVIEKERRGDYLGNTVQVVPHITDAIKEAVINLGGPDVDVVITELGGTVGDIEGLPFLEAIRQIPLDVGKNNCLFIHLTLVPYLKAAQEAKTKPTQHSVGQLRQIGIQPDILIVRTERELGRDNCEKIALFCNVEKQAVIEERDKDFSIYEVPLGLVESKLDQLIVDKLALPAQPIDISEWRNLIHRLRNPQHEVTIAVVGKYIEHRDAYKSIYESLEHAGIANSTRVLVKRVDAEALEAEGPEILLQGVDGILCPGGFGERGIEGKVEAIRFARECEIPYFGICLGMQCAVIEFARNVLNLTNAHSSEFADEAEHPVICLLDEQRSVTTKGATMRLGTQPCRLAEDSRSAACYETTEVSERHRHRYEFNPDYRQQFIEAGMTPSGTSPDGKLVEIVEVPAHPWFVAVQFHPEFKSKPTAAHPLFSGFVEAAIKYHHQRQHQAQF
- the clpB gene encoding ATP-dependent chaperone ClpB → MAFQIEKLTVKAQEAVQRAQSLAMEHGHQQIAPIHFLKALLDEQQGIVRPLIEKIGANLQQLSSIVDGEIDRIPKVTGAEGNVGLSRPAMQVLEKAQSLADTMKDAYVSTEHLLLALADVDDQAKRLLDMHGIDNDTILAALKTVRGGQQVTDQDPEGKYQALEQYGHDLVEIARRGKIDPVIGRDTEIRRVIQVLSRRRKNNPVLIGEAGVGKTAIVEGLAHRIVTGDVPVGLKDKRVVSLDMGALVAGAKYRGEFEDRLKAVLKEVTEAEGNVILFIDEMHTVVGAGAAEGAMDASNLLKPALARGELHCIGATTLDEYRKHVEKDPALERRFQPVMVQEPNVEDTISILRGLKERYESHHGVRITDPALIAAATLSDRYIADRFLPDKAIDLVDEAASRLRMEIDSMPAEVDEATRQLTRMQIEATALAQESGTDSKQRLEDLQRQIADREEQVNQLKMRWEAEKETLSSIQPLKEDIDRLRTEYEQAFNRARQTNNNEDYITAQQAEQHLKEAEARLSELEDQFQEIQDSGEERLLREDVNEEDIARVVSTWTGIPVNRMMEGEREKLLHMEEGIHQRMINQQEAVEAVSNAVRRSRSGLQDQNRPIGSFIFLGPTGVGKTELCKALAEFLFDDERAMIRIDMSEFMERHSVARLIGAPPGYVGYEEGGRLTEAVRRRPYCVLLLDEIEKAHRDVFNVLLQLLDDGRLTDSQGRTVDFSNTIVVMTSNIGSQTIMDLAGQENEKEIHNRVMEALRREFLPEFLNRIDETIVFHPLGKAEIRQIVDLQLRNLTKQLETAGYGFTISDTAKDQLANEGYDPVYGARPLKRVIQQRLQNTLANEILSGKFAEGTTIHIDAQDGEFVFTTS
- a CDS encoding carbohydrate-binding family 9-like protein, which gives rise to MHRSWFPLLAVSTFLVTPITADEPATKFQPPTYDILRTAEPIQLDGKLDEPAWIAAPAMGDLHFTWYKSGRKEQSVAKMLWDDKYLYVGHICQDAHITARHKQHDGPISQDDCFEVMFAPNPKKPNVYFNVEWNVIGGYIDNHRPNGPKQPRAKKWDAAGVNIAGTYVGTLNDDSDTDGYWIVEAAIPFENFRNYMPHTPPEPGTQWNLNLNRHGGDTNMQYSQWSPADTDVPSFHTPHRFGHVIFSNRRSPFGE
- a CDS encoding CehA/McbA family metallohydrolase, encoding MNQFWVLLCAALLWCSGMGSLAGAEVVINVVDTATEAAVPCRVHLRDSAGEAVLSEALPSYRDHFVCPGTATLDLPAGEYTYEVERGPEYVAATGMFTVVDGAKNDVAITIARITNMAAAGWWSGELHVHRDVQDIELLMQAEDLHVAPVVTWWNDRNVWKDQAIPDPLLVRFDGNRFYHLMAGEDEREGGALLYFNLARPLEIMGATREFPSPMAFLQTARQHDQVWVDIEKPFWWDVPIWLASEQVDSIGLANNHMCRSRMYEDEAWGKPRDETRLPAPRGNGMWTQELYYKILNSGLRIPPSAGSASGVLPNPVGYNRVYVQLDGELTYEAWWAGLRNGRSFVTNGPLLKVTANGKLPGHIFKAKANGQFDINLVADITGRDEMDVIEVIQNGEVVQSLTPHAKSYSGELSAITFDRSGWFLIRVRCKNPRTFRFASTAPYYVEIGDEPQRVSKSAAQFFVDWVEERTARVKLTDPQMRRAVLKHHTTAREFWQDRVEAANAE
- a CDS encoding carbohydrate-binding family 9-like protein translates to MSFPRRLLFVLFAMLLSATSAAPIATRLLKAAPREVKPAPYTIYRTATPITIDGKLDEPGWFAAPSVGEFQFAWYKSGKREQTVAKFLWDDKNLYVSFICQDAHIAGTRTKHDSDVWEDDCVEVFTAPNPDLPMAYFNIEMNVRGAHLDGYHPSKKLTPLETNWNAEGIQIKTSVVGTLNNDSDTDTLWILEAAIPFAAFAHVAKHTRPLPDDVWHLNLNRLGGNTNSQYSQWSPGTSTKPQYHRPQDFGRVIFSDATRPVQEVRDTK
- the larB gene encoding nickel pincer cofactor biosynthesis protein LarB; amino-acid sequence: MEIEKTQLLELLESLSRGDVSPEGLIEQLETARSVGTHDAQVDVDRQQRCGFPEVVFCEGKTAAAIADIFRVLIAQEQDCFGTRLSADKAESLLEWFPEAQHNGVARTIRIPQPVLPEPVGNVVVITAGTGDRPVAEEAVETARWMGCNVRLIVDIGVAGPHRLLQEKPNFVGADAVVVAAGMEGALPSVVGGHVACPVIAVPTSIGYGASFGGLAALLGMINSCAANVTVVNIDAGFKGGYLAGLIAHQSAPRVSPS